A portion of the Acidisarcina polymorpha genome contains these proteins:
- a CDS encoding RNA polymerase sigma factor encodes MNQLSMIEGNAQPPAPTREEMLVELAKRGEASAFVELTDRHYGPIFRKTYQITGNREDAEDALQSAQMKAFMHIGSFDGRSLFSTWMTRIAINSALGILRKKRALREVPFEAKLDDDNGLTCIQIPDTRFCPEALYADYERGAQMQQAVGRLRPNLRRVIELRQSQHLSTVEIAERLSISVSAAKSRLSRARNILRRSMP; translated from the coding sequence ATGAATCAACTGTCGATGATCGAAGGCAATGCCCAGCCGCCGGCCCCTACGAGGGAAGAGATGCTCGTGGAACTGGCGAAGCGCGGGGAGGCAAGCGCCTTCGTTGAACTTACTGACCGCCATTACGGACCGATATTTCGCAAGACCTACCAGATCACCGGCAATCGCGAGGATGCTGAGGATGCGTTGCAAAGTGCGCAGATGAAGGCCTTCATGCATATCGGTTCGTTCGATGGACGCTCGCTGTTCTCGACATGGATGACTCGCATTGCCATTAACTCTGCGCTTGGGATACTTCGCAAGAAGCGAGCGCTGCGGGAAGTTCCTTTTGAGGCTAAGCTGGATGACGACAATGGCTTGACATGCATTCAAATTCCAGACACAAGGTTTTGTCCTGAGGCACTTTACGCAGATTATGAGAGGGGTGCACAGATGCAGCAGGCGGTCGGCCGGCTACGGCCGAATCTCCGCAGGGTTATTGAACTCCGTCAGAGCCAGCATCTGTCCACGGTGGAGATAGCGGAACGACTGAGTATCTCCGTCTCGGCCGCCAAGTCACGGTTGTCCCGCGCCCGCAATATCCTTCGCAGGAGCATGCCTTAG